From the Nitrobacter hamburgensis X14 genome, one window contains:
- the murA gene encoding UDP-N-acetylglucosamine 1-carboxyvinyltransferase, translating into MDRIRIVGGNKLNGTIPISGAKNAALPLMIAALLTEETLILDNVPRLADVAQLQRILGNHGVDIMSAGKRSGDHEYQGQTLHISAANVIDTTAPYELVSKMRASFWVIAPLLARMHETKVSLPGGCAIGTRPVDLLIMALEKLGAEVAIDGGYVIAKAPGGLTGAEVDFPKVTVSGTHVALMAATLAKGTTVITNAACEPEIVDVADCLNKMGARVSGAGTPRIVIEGVSRLGGARHTVLPDRIETGTYAMAVAMTGGDVLLRGARPELLQSALDVLTEAGAVITPNNEGIRVARNGAGINPVIVSTAPFPGFPTDLQAQLMALMTRAKGSSHITETIFENRFMHVQELARFGARIHLDGETATIEGIGILRGAPVMATDLRASVSLVIAGLAAEGETMVNRVYHLDRGFERLEEKLSGCGASIERISD; encoded by the coding sequence ATGGATCGCATTCGCATCGTCGGCGGCAACAAGCTCAACGGCACCATTCCGATTTCCGGCGCGAAAAACGCGGCGCTGCCTTTGATGATCGCTGCGCTGCTGACCGAGGAGACGCTGATTCTCGACAATGTGCCGCGGCTGGCCGACGTCGCGCAGTTGCAGCGTATCCTTGGTAACCACGGCGTTGACATCATGTCGGCGGGCAAGCGCTCCGGCGATCACGAGTATCAGGGACAGACCCTGCACATTTCGGCCGCCAACGTCATCGACACCACGGCGCCGTACGAACTGGTCTCAAAGATGCGGGCGAGTTTCTGGGTGATCGCGCCGCTCTTGGCGCGGATGCATGAAACCAAAGTTTCGCTGCCCGGCGGCTGCGCGATCGGCACCCGCCCGGTCGATCTCCTGATCATGGCGCTGGAAAAGCTCGGCGCCGAGGTCGCGATCGACGGCGGCTATGTGATCGCAAAGGCCCCCGGCGGCCTGACGGGCGCCGAGGTGGATTTCCCCAAGGTGACCGTGAGCGGCACCCACGTCGCGCTGATGGCGGCAACGCTGGCGAAGGGCACCACCGTCATCACCAACGCGGCCTGCGAGCCGGAGATCGTTGATGTCGCGGATTGTCTGAACAAGATGGGGGCGCGCGTTTCCGGTGCGGGCACGCCGCGAATCGTCATCGAGGGCGTCAGCAGGCTCGGTGGTGCGCGGCACACCGTGCTGCCCGACCGGATCGAGACCGGCACCTATGCGATGGCGGTGGCGATGACCGGTGGCGACGTGCTGCTTCGCGGCGCGCGGCCGGAGCTGTTGCAATCCGCACTCGACGTGCTGACCGAGGCGGGCGCTGTCATCACGCCGAACAACGAAGGCATTCGAGTGGCCCGAAACGGCGCCGGCATCAATCCGGTGATCGTCTCGACCGCGCCGTTCCCAGGCTTTCCGACCGACCTTCAGGCGCAATTGATGGCGCTGATGACACGCGCTAAGGGCTCGTCCCACATTACCGAGACCATCTTCGAAAACCGGTTCATGCACGTGCAGGAACTGGCGCGGTTCGGGGCACGCATCCATCTCGACGGCGAGACCGCCACCATCGAGGGCATCGGGATACTTCGCGGCGCGCCGGTCATGGCGACGGATTTGCGCGCCTCGGTGTCGCTCGTGATTGCGGGGCTCGCCGCTGAAGGCGAGACCATGGTCAACCGCGTCTACCATCTCGACCGCGGCTTCGAACGACTCGAGGAAAAGCTGTCGGGGTGCGGTGCCTCGATCGAACGGATCAGCGACTAG